A window of Sutcliffiella cohnii contains these coding sequences:
- the nrdR gene encoding transcriptional regulator NrdR, which translates to MKCPTCNHNGTRVLDSRPVEEGRSIRRRRECEACSFRFTTFEKVEQMPLIVVKKEGVREEFSREKALRGLIRACEKRPVPLEKLEDIVINVEKDLRNIGVSEVNSNTIGEMVMDHLAKIDEIAYVRFASVYRQFKDINVFLDELKELIERERK; encoded by the coding sequence ATGAAGTGCCCAACATGCAACCACAATGGAACTAGAGTTTTAGACTCTCGTCCAGTCGAAGAAGGACGTTCCATTCGCCGTCGTAGAGAATGTGAAGCTTGCTCTTTTCGATTTACTACATTTGAAAAAGTAGAACAAATGCCATTAATCGTTGTGAAAAAAGAAGGAGTACGTGAGGAATTTAGCCGTGAAAAGGCGTTACGTGGTTTAATACGAGCTTGTGAAAAAAGACCAGTTCCTTTAGAAAAGTTAGAAGATATAGTGATTAACGTTGAAAAAGATTTACGAAATATAGGTGTGTCGGAAGTAAATAGTAATACTATCGGTGAAATGGTCATGGATCACTTAGCAAAAATTGACGAAATTGCATACGTTCGTTTTGCTTCTGTTTATCGACAATTTAAAGATATAAATGTATTTTTAGATGAGCTGAAAGAGCTAATTGAACGCGAAAGAAAATAA
- a CDS encoding cytosolic protein, with amino-acid sequence MSIGQKIKSFFSTQTETRENHINEQLKSRYYKTTTKKAIEAIKTIIHQEDGLTVKSVSEEHGEIAVEVRKGKKAFMIITVISVRPFETAIDFSVTTETVLPSDFGYSRKLIFIMYEKLGKQLTYVGSGLNAEK; translated from the coding sequence ATGTCAATTGGACAAAAGATTAAATCGTTTTTTTCTACTCAAACAGAAACGAGAGAAAATCATATAAATGAACAATTAAAAAGTCGATATTATAAAACGACAACTAAAAAAGCAATCGAAGCTATAAAAACTATTATTCATCAAGAGGATGGCTTAACTGTGAAATCAGTTTCCGAGGAGCATGGTGAGATAGCTGTTGAAGTTCGTAAAGGAAAAAAAGCTTTTATGATTATTACTGTCATTTCTGTAAGACCTTTTGAAACGGCAATCGATTTCTCTGTTACAACGGAAACAGTACTACCTTCTGATTTTGGCTATAGTAGAAAGTTAATTTTTATAATGTATGAAAAGCTTGGTAAGCAATTAACATATGTCGGTTCAGGATTAAATGCAGAAAAGTAA
- the speD gene encoding adenosylmethionine decarboxylase, producing the protein METIGRHVISELWGCDFNKLNDMDYVEKTFVDAALKSGAEIREVAFHKFAPQGISGVVIISESHLTIHSFPEHGYASIDVYTCGDLDPNIAANYIADALDAKTRETIELPRGMGPVEVKKAKAL; encoded by the coding sequence ATGGAAACTATTGGTCGTCACGTTATTTCAGAGTTATGGGGTTGCGATTTTAACAAGTTAAATGACATGGATTATGTAGAAAAGACATTTGTGGATGCTGCACTTAAATCAGGAGCAGAAATTCGTGAAGTAGCATTTCATAAATTTGCACCACAAGGAATTAGTGGTGTTGTTATTATTTCTGAATCTCATTTAACAATTCATAGCTTCCCGGAGCATGGTTATGCAAGTATCGATGTGTATACATGCGGAGATTTAGACCCGAATATTGCGGCGAATTATATTGCCGATGCGTTAGATGCTAAAACACGTGAAACAATCGAGCTTCCACGTGGTATGGGCCCAGTTGAAGTAAAGAAAGCAAAAGCACTTTAA
- a CDS encoding replication initiation and membrane attachment family protein: MTRYWNELIPIDRYVVKVNGLLQEADRKIITMLYQPLIGFRGYSLFMTLWSELEQDRLWGEESTHHSIMTTMQCNLKDIHQERLKLEAIGLLKTFVKEEENVRSFVYELQPPLTPETFFSDPMLNIYLYNRLGKSKYVKVKNFFSDEIIPNTFQNITRSFHEVFASIQAESMMTQVTDEVLEDSKLDEDLEWITKKDGKEIEVKHEGFDFSLFYAGLSEVVIPRKSITPKVEEAISKLSFLYHIDPITMKDIVMNAIDDDDTVNIEELRKVARDWYQLENKDGLPTLVERTQPVHLRKMDDKKPKSKDEQLIQMLENVSPKQLLSDFSGGDPSISDLWIVEDVMFKQQLPAGVVNVLLYYVLLKTDMKLNRNYVEKIASHWARKRVTTVIEAMELAKAENRQYQNWAKTKQTKSTATKQTKDTPNRNRFISEKTKEEEEKETVSAQEENKRKLAERLEKLKLNKGK; encoded by the coding sequence TTGACGAGGTATTGGAATGAACTAATCCCAATTGATCGCTATGTTGTAAAAGTGAACGGATTATTACAAGAAGCAGATAGAAAAATTATTACGATGCTGTACCAACCTTTGATAGGGTTTCGAGGCTACAGTTTATTTATGACACTTTGGAGTGAATTGGAACAAGATCGTCTTTGGGGAGAAGAGTCTACTCACCATAGTATCATGACGACAATGCAATGTAACTTAAAAGATATACATCAGGAGCGTTTAAAACTTGAAGCTATTGGACTCCTGAAAACGTTCGTGAAAGAAGAGGAAAATGTAAGATCTTTTGTTTATGAACTACAACCACCCCTCACTCCCGAAACATTTTTCTCTGATCCGATGTTAAATATATATTTGTATAACCGTCTTGGGAAAAGTAAGTATGTGAAAGTGAAGAATTTCTTTAGTGATGAAATTATTCCTAACACGTTTCAAAATATTACACGTTCTTTCCATGAGGTGTTTGCATCTATCCAGGCTGAAAGTATGATGACACAAGTAACTGATGAGGTGTTAGAAGACTCAAAGCTTGATGAAGATCTGGAATGGATTACGAAAAAAGATGGGAAAGAAATTGAAGTGAAGCATGAAGGTTTTGATTTTTCGCTGTTCTATGCTGGTCTTTCAGAAGTTGTTATCCCACGAAAATCTATTACACCGAAAGTGGAAGAAGCTATCTCAAAATTATCATTTTTATATCATATTGATCCTATTACGATGAAGGATATTGTCATGAATGCTATCGATGATGACGATACCGTTAATATAGAGGAACTAAGAAAAGTAGCAAGAGATTGGTATCAATTAGAAAATAAAGATGGACTACCAACATTAGTCGAGCGTACGCAACCAGTTCATTTAAGAAAAATGGATGATAAAAAACCGAAATCAAAAGATGAACAGTTAATTCAAATGTTGGAAAACGTCTCACCAAAACAACTGTTGTCTGATTTTTCAGGTGGCGATCCTTCTATATCGGACTTGTGGATTGTGGAAGATGTGATGTTTAAGCAACAACTTCCAGCAGGCGTTGTGAATGTGCTTTTGTACTATGTTTTACTAAAAACAGATATGAAATTAAACCGAAATTATGTGGAAAAAATAGCTAGCCATTGGGCAAGAAAGCGCGTCACAACTGTTATCGAAGCGATGGAGCTAGCAAAAGCAGAAAATCGCCAATATCAAAATTGGGCGAAAACAAAACAAACCAAATCTACAGCCACAAAGCAAACGAAAGATACACCTAATCGTAATCGGTTTATTAGTGAAAAAACGAAGGAAGAAGAGGAAAAAGAAACCGTTAGTGCCCAAGAAGAAAATAAGCGAAAACTCGCAGAACGACTAGAAAAACTTAAATTAAATAAAGGTAAGTAA
- the ytaF gene encoding sporulation membrane protein YtaF, producing MIQYMSLFLLAFAVSLDSFSVGLTYGLRKMHMPLKSLSIIALCSAVSLLLAMFLGTIIMNFMSIQFAETIGGVILICLGLWVLYQFFRSNEKDSELVGENLILNFEIKSLGVVINILKKPTEADFDRSGSITGLEAFFLGIALSLDAFGAGIGAALLGFSPWGMAICVAIMCSLFVVSGIKLGRVFSNVSWIQKLSFLPGVLLIVIGVIKL from the coding sequence TTGATTCAGTACATGTCGCTTTTTCTTTTAGCTTTTGCCGTAAGTTTAGATAGTTTTAGTGTTGGTTTAACATACGGATTACGAAAGATGCATATGCCACTAAAATCTCTGTCCATTATTGCTTTATGTTCGGCTGTTTCTTTATTACTTGCGATGTTTTTAGGTACTATAATAATGAATTTTATGTCGATCCAATTTGCTGAAACGATTGGTGGAGTTATCCTTATTTGTTTAGGGCTTTGGGTTTTATATCAATTTTTCCGTTCGAATGAGAAGGATTCGGAATTAGTCGGAGAGAATTTGATCCTAAATTTTGAAATAAAATCATTAGGTGTAGTTATTAATATTTTGAAAAAGCCAACTGAAGCTGATTTTGATCGTTCTGGATCAATCACTGGATTAGAAGCATTTTTTCTAGGGATTGCACTTTCTTTAGATGCTTTCGGGGCAGGAATAGGTGCAGCTCTTCTAGGGTTCTCTCCGTGGGGAATGGCGATATGTGTTGCAATAATGTGCTCATTATTTGTTGTGTCTGGAATTAAGTTAGGTCGAGTATTTTCGAATGTTAGTTGGATTCAAAAGCTTTCTTTTCTACCAGGTGTATTATTAATTGTTATTGGTGTTATAAAATTATAA
- the coaE gene encoding dephospho-CoA kinase (Dephospho-CoA kinase (CoaE) performs the final step in coenzyme A biosynthesis.), with amino-acid sequence MPGIVIGLTGGIASGKSTVANILKEKGIPIVDADIIAREVVEIGSETLNKLVETFSPAILHNDGSLDRAALGSIIFHNEEKRQLLNSIMHPSIRKRMKEKTAQYLQEGYSVVVMDIPLLFESKLTHLVDKTIVVYVDEEVQLKRLMERNTLSKDEALARIHSQMPLKEKKNLADFVIDNNGSLNETTTQLQEIIQKIQA; translated from the coding sequence ATGCCAGGAATTGTTATTGGGTTAACAGGTGGGATTGCCAGTGGAAAAAGTACGGTAGCTAACATATTAAAAGAAAAAGGAATACCAATTGTAGATGCGGATATTATCGCCAGAGAAGTTGTCGAAATAGGATCAGAGACGTTAAACAAGTTAGTAGAAACTTTTTCACCGGCTATATTACATAACGATGGATCATTAGATAGGGCAGCGTTAGGAAGTATCATTTTTCATAATGAAGAAAAACGTCAGCTGTTAAATAGTATTATGCACCCTAGCATTAGAAAAAGGATGAAAGAAAAAACTGCTCAATATTTACAAGAAGGCTACTCAGTTGTCGTAATGGACATACCGTTATTATTTGAGAGTAAATTAACACATCTAGTCGATAAAACAATTGTAGTTTATGTGGACGAGGAAGTTCAATTAAAGCGACTAATGGAAAGAAATACACTATCAAAAGACGAAGCTTTAGCAAGAATTCATTCACAAATGCCTCTAAAAGAGAAAAAAAATCTAGCCGATTTCGTCATCGATAACAACGGATCACTAAACGAAACAACAACGCAATTACAAGAAATAATTCAAAAAATTCAAGCATAA
- a CDS encoding glyceraldehyde-3-phosphate dehydrogenase encodes MMAKVAINGFGRIGRMVFRRAIQEGNIDIVAINASYPAETLAHLIKYDTNHGRFDGEIIPENDALIVNGKRIQLVNNRNPEELPWEELNIDIVIEATGKFNSRDKAALHLNAGAKKVVLTAPGKNEDVTIVMGVNEETLDIENHEVISNASCTTNCLAPVVKVLDEQFGIVNGLMTTVHAYTNDQKNIDNPHKDLRRARACAQSIIPTSTGAAKALSLVLPHLKGKLHGMALRVPTPNVSLVDLVVDVKQNVTVDDVNDAFKTASIGSLEGIVDVTMEPLVSIDFNTNPNSAIIDGLSTIVMEGNKVKVLAWYDNEWGYSCRVVDLVNFVAEKMFQSEKVVAG; translated from the coding sequence ATGATGGCAAAGGTTGCAATTAATGGATTCGGACGAATCGGGAGAATGGTATTTAGACGCGCAATCCAAGAGGGGAACATCGATATCGTTGCAATCAATGCGAGCTATCCAGCAGAAACGTTAGCTCACTTAATTAAGTATGACACAAATCACGGTCGTTTCGATGGAGAAATAATTCCCGAAAATGATGCATTAATCGTGAATGGTAAAAGAATTCAATTAGTAAATAATCGTAACCCAGAAGAATTACCATGGGAAGAGCTTAATATAGATATCGTTATTGAAGCTACTGGCAAATTTAATTCTCGTGATAAAGCAGCGCTTCATTTAAACGCAGGGGCAAAAAAAGTAGTACTAACAGCTCCTGGTAAAAATGAAGATGTCACCATTGTAATGGGCGTAAATGAAGAAACGTTAGATATCGAGAATCATGAAGTGATTTCAAATGCATCTTGTACAACGAACTGTTTAGCTCCCGTTGTAAAAGTGTTAGATGAGCAGTTTGGAATTGTAAACGGTTTAATGACGACAGTTCATGCATATACGAACGATCAAAAGAATATTGACAATCCACATAAAGATTTACGTAGAGCTCGTGCATGTGCTCAATCTATTATTCCGACATCAACAGGGGCTGCGAAAGCGTTATCTTTAGTATTACCGCACTTGAAAGGCAAACTACATGGGATGGCGCTTAGAGTACCAACGCCAAACGTATCTTTAGTGGACTTAGTAGTAGACGTTAAACAAAACGTTACGGTAGATGACGTAAATGATGCGTTTAAAACGGCTTCTATCGGATCATTAGAAGGAATTGTTGATGTAACAATGGAGCCACTTGTATCTATTGATTTCAATACAAACCCTAATTCAGCGATAATTGATGGGTTATCAACGATAGTAATGGAAGGGAATAAAGTAAAAGTATTAGCATGGTATGATAACGAATGGGGATATTCTTGCAGAGTAGTGGATTTAGTTAATTTTGTAGCAGAAAAAATGTTTCAATCCGAAAAAGTAGTAGCGGGATAA
- the mutM gene encoding DNA-formamidopyrimidine glycosylase — protein MPELPEVETVRRTLVQLVKGKTIAEVEVRWPKMIKEPDDVQQFELLLRGQTILDIGRRGKFLLFTLSDYVMVSHLRMEGRYGLFAKEEPMNKHVHVIFRFTDGTELRYQDVRKFGTYHLFKPGEELKTKPLVNLGPEPFDESFTVDVLKQKLQRTNRNIKAALLDQSVVVGLGNIYVDEALFRSNIHPETIASSLTDEQIRTLHREIILTLQDAVEKGGSTVRSYVNSQGEIGLFQLDIFVYGRNDEPCKKCGTVIEKSVVAGRGTHICPNCQRK, from the coding sequence TTGCCAGAATTACCAGAAGTAGAAACGGTTAGAAGAACGCTCGTACAACTAGTAAAAGGGAAAACGATAGCAGAGGTGGAAGTTCGTTGGCCAAAAATGATTAAAGAGCCAGATGATGTCCAACAATTTGAGCTATTGCTTCGTGGCCAAACAATTTTAGATATAGGTAGAAGAGGTAAGTTTTTACTCTTTACGTTATCCGATTATGTCATGGTTTCCCATTTAAGAATGGAAGGTCGATACGGTCTCTTTGCAAAGGAAGAACCGATGAATAAACATGTACATGTTATTTTTCGATTTACAGACGGAACAGAATTACGATATCAAGATGTACGGAAGTTTGGAACGTACCATCTGTTTAAACCGGGTGAAGAATTAAAAACAAAACCGTTAGTAAACCTTGGCCCAGAACCGTTTGATGAGAGCTTCACAGTAGATGTCTTAAAACAGAAACTACAACGAACAAATCGTAACATTAAAGCAGCCCTATTAGATCAATCTGTAGTAGTTGGATTAGGCAACATTTACGTCGATGAGGCGTTGTTTCGTTCTAATATTCATCCAGAAACAATTGCAAGTAGTTTAACGGATGAACAAATAAGGACACTGCACCGAGAAATAATTTTAACGTTACAAGATGCAGTGGAAAAAGGCGGTAGTACGGTACGTTCTTACGTAAATTCTCAAGGAGAAATAGGGTTATTTCAATTAGATATTTTTGTGTACGGTCGTAATGATGAGCCGTGTAAAAAGTGTGGAACGGTTATCGAAAAGTCCGTAGTTGCGGGTAGAGGGACACATATATGTCCAAATTGTCAAAGAAAGTAG
- the ytxC gene encoding sporulation protein YtxC yields MFEISFHDETDASIVYKQLKNCFVKSDSSLSLHNEKICMEMHELKKIKPSMIETLRWFVKKKEQQRALSVLEHSFFYKDIEEQEQILSILQSILNGERDDIPNLPSLVERDQTLIKSLHLLLENPVSFSFESVLTFRLKHYFDSLYQFIEAAIDEYKMEQEYQAFIQQLREVLFSAESKLDEVHLVYETHFEFYDSQQNYLSKDHLKKYINRTHFNNYAFYIDSVVLAPLVSIAPNKLYLYTDHMDHQLVQTIRNIFQERATIKPYQHFPLKKMKVE; encoded by the coding sequence TTGTTTGAGATTTCCTTTCATGATGAAACTGATGCAAGTATTGTTTATAAGCAACTTAAAAATTGTTTCGTAAAAAGTGACAGTTCACTTTCTTTACATAACGAAAAAATTTGTATGGAAATGCATGAGTTGAAAAAAATAAAGCCAAGTATGATTGAGACGTTAAGATGGTTTGTAAAGAAAAAAGAACAACAACGGGCATTGTCAGTGTTAGAACACTCCTTTTTCTATAAGGACATAGAAGAGCAAGAACAAATTTTATCCATATTACAAAGCATTCTAAACGGAGAAAGAGACGACATCCCTAATCTGCCATCGCTAGTAGAAAGAGACCAAACATTAATTAAATCGCTACATTTATTGTTAGAAAATCCAGTTTCATTTTCATTCGAATCTGTATTAACTTTCCGACTTAAACATTATTTTGACTCGTTGTATCAATTTATTGAAGCGGCTATTGATGAGTATAAAATGGAACAGGAATATCAAGCGTTTATTCAACAATTGAGAGAGGTGTTATTTTCAGCTGAATCAAAACTAGATGAAGTCCATTTAGTGTATGAAACACACTTTGAATTTTACGATAGCCAACAAAATTACTTATCGAAAGATCACTTAAAAAAATATATTAACAGAACTCATTTTAATAATTATGCCTTTTATATTGATTCAGTCGTTTTGGCTCCATTAGTGTCAATAGCTCCAAATAAACTTTATTTATACACAGATCATATGGATCATCAACTTGTCCAAACGATCCGAAACATATTTCAAGAGCGTGCTACGATAAAACCGTATCAACACTTTCCGCTAAAAAAAATGAAAGTTGAGTAA
- the thrS gene encoding threonine--tRNA ligase, giving the protein MSELVKIQFPDGAVKEFERGTTTEDIAASISPGLKKKAIAGTFNGEQIDLRTPINEDGQISIITQDGEDALSIMRHSTAHLMAQAIKRIYGKGVKLGIGPVIENGFYYDVDMEHALTPEDLPAIEKEMKKIVNENFDIVRVEVSREEALRRYEEIGDELKLELIRELPEGETITIYEQGEFYDLCRGVHVPSTGKIKEFKLLSIAGAYWRGDSKNKMLQRIYGTAFFKKAELDEHLRLLEEAKERDHRKLGKELDLFFNSQKVGQGLPLWLPKGATIRRVVERYIVDKEIKLGYDHVYTPVMGSVELYKTSGHWDHYQDGMFPPMEMDNEQLVLRPMNCPHHMMVYKNSIHSYRQLPVRIAELGTMHRYEMSGALSGLQRVRGMTLNDAHIFVRPDQIKDEFKRVVHLIQEVYKDFGINDYSFRLSYRDPEDTEKYYDDDAMWEKAQSMLKDAMDEMELDYFEADGEAAFYGPKLDVQVRTALGKDETLSTVQLDFLLPEKFDLTYVGEDGKQHRPVVIHRGVVSTMERFVAFLIEEYKGAFPTWLAPVQVQVIPVSPEAHFDYAKEVQDRLKAEGIRVELDERNEKIGYKIREAQMQKIPYMLVLGDNEIQEKAVNVRKYGEQKSETIPLEQFLQQLVAEIKK; this is encoded by the coding sequence ATGTCTGAATTAGTAAAAATTCAATTTCCAGACGGAGCGGTAAAGGAGTTTGAGCGTGGTACGACAACAGAAGATATTGCGGCATCCATTAGCCCAGGTCTAAAGAAAAAAGCCATCGCTGGAACTTTTAACGGCGAACAAATAGACTTGCGTACTCCAATAAACGAAGATGGTCAAATTAGTATTATTACACAAGATGGTGAAGATGCTTTATCTATTATGCGTCATAGCACTGCGCATCTTATGGCTCAAGCTATTAAACGTATTTATGGAAAAGGCGTTAAATTAGGTATTGGTCCTGTTATTGAGAACGGCTTCTATTATGACGTTGATATGGAGCATGCATTAACTCCAGAAGATTTACCTGCAATTGAAAAAGAAATGAAGAAAATAGTGAACGAAAACTTTGATATCGTTCGAGTGGAAGTTTCTCGCGAAGAAGCACTTCGTCGTTATGAAGAGATTGGCGATGAATTAAAATTGGAACTTATTCGTGAACTACCCGAAGGAGAAACAATTACAATTTACGAACAAGGTGAATTTTACGACCTTTGCCGTGGTGTACACGTTCCTTCTACTGGGAAAATTAAAGAATTCAAGTTACTAAGTATCGCTGGTGCTTACTGGCGAGGAGATAGTAAAAATAAAATGCTTCAACGTATTTATGGTACTGCGTTCTTCAAAAAAGCGGAATTAGACGAACATTTACGTTTATTAGAAGAAGCAAAAGAACGTGATCACCGTAAACTTGGGAAAGAATTAGACTTGTTCTTCAACTCGCAAAAGGTTGGGCAAGGACTCCCATTATGGTTACCGAAAGGGGCAACAATTCGTCGCGTTGTCGAACGTTACATTGTAGATAAAGAAATTAAATTAGGTTATGACCATGTGTATACTCCTGTAATGGGAAGTGTAGAATTATATAAAACTTCTGGTCACTGGGATCACTATCAAGACGGTATGTTCCCACCGATGGAAATGGACAATGAACAATTAGTACTTCGTCCGATGAACTGTCCTCATCATATGATGGTTTATAAAAACAGCATTCATAGTTATCGTCAGCTTCCAGTCCGTATTGCTGAGCTAGGAACAATGCATCGATATGAAATGTCTGGTGCATTATCAGGTTTACAACGTGTTCGTGGAATGACATTAAATGATGCACACATTTTCGTTCGTCCAGACCAAATTAAAGACGAATTTAAGAGAGTAGTTCATTTAATTCAGGAAGTTTATAAAGACTTTGGAATAAACGATTATTCCTTCCGTTTATCATATCGTGATCCTGAAGATACAGAGAAATATTACGATGATGATGCAATGTGGGAAAAAGCACAAAGCATGTTAAAAGATGCAATGGATGAAATGGAACTAGATTATTTCGAAGCGGATGGTGAAGCTGCGTTTTACGGACCAAAGTTAGACGTTCAAGTTCGTACAGCTTTAGGAAAAGACGAAACACTTTCTACTGTCCAATTAGACTTCTTGCTTCCTGAGAAATTTGATTTAACTTACGTTGGAGAAGATGGAAAGCAACACCGTCCAGTCGTAATCCACCGCGGAGTTGTTTCCACAATGGAGCGCTTTGTTGCCTTCTTAATAGAAGAATATAAAGGGGCATTCCCTACTTGGTTAGCTCCAGTTCAAGTACAAGTAATTCCTGTTTCTCCTGAAGCTCATTTTGACTATGCGAAAGAAGTGCAAGATCGCTTGAAAGCAGAAGGAATTCGCGTTGAGCTTGATGAACGTAACGAAAAAATTGGTTACAAAATTCGTGAAGCACAAATGCAAAAAATTCCTTACATGTTAGTGCTAGGTGACAATGAAATTCAAGAAAAAGCTGTAAATGTACGTAAGTACGGAGAGCAAAAATCAGAGACTATTCCGCTTGAGCAATTTTTACAGCAATTAGTAGCTGAAATAAAAAAATAA